The following are encoded together in the Streptomyces tsukubensis genome:
- a CDS encoding FAD-binding and (Fe-S)-binding domain-containing protein: protein MADFVDIQDAGVTATRRAAERPAAPAELESALRAATDADIDFSVTARALTTMDASNYRRVPLGVVSPRDADDVSAVLRVCRDSGVPVVARGAGTSIAGQATGTGVVLDFTRHMRAILALDPEARTARVQPGVVLDTLRAAAAPHGLTFGPDPSTHARCTLGGMIGNNSCGSHSVAWGTTADNVHTLDVLTPDGESHLLGRGWDGAPGGLREVVEGHLAPLRTGFPDLPRRISGYAVDALLPENGTDLARFFCGTEGTLGVLTEATVRLVEAPHARALAVLGYADESAAAEAAAGLLPLGPLTVEGMASDLVRSTAELPRGGAWLFVETGGDSPAQARANADAVVAAADVLDALVVTDPARTRALWRVRDDASGTATRMPDGSEAWPGWEDCAVPPARLGPYLRDFRQLLTQHGLRGTPYGHFGDGCIHVRIDFDLMSKEGVAGFRRFSEELAGLVVAHGGSLSGEHGDGQARAELLPKMYGPELIKVFEQVKSVWDPDDLLNPGMLVRPARLDENLRFDVLPRGPVDVAFGYPHDNGDFSAAVRRCVGVAKCRETAPVGGGDGVMCPSFRATGEEAHSTRGRARLLHEMLAGEVVTDGWRSTEVRDALDLCLSCKGCRSDCPVGVDMATYKAEFLHHHYAGRLRPAAHYALGGLPQWLRLAAPFAGALNAAARVKPLASLAKRLAGIAPERDIPEVAARTWAPRGRAARRAAGRAARQAAGQAAADGRAVYLWPDTFTNHLSPEVGRAARRVLDDAGLVGVLPAGGEEVCCGLTYVSTGRLDAARAVMRRTLDRLEGELGDVAGGTKGTEDLPVSASASASVSASASASASVSASASASASVPLPLPFVVLEPSCAAALRTDLPELLPDDPRARRLADRVMTFAQVLEARAKPGWEPPAVNRPVVGQTHCHQHAVLGDGPERRLRERAGLDGGLSGGCCGLAGNFGFEKGHYDVSVACAEEQLLPSVREAPDNAVILADGYSCRTQLAQLGDGRPALHLAEVLARALDEKTGQRAEHDRADRADRAVRERGASEGA from the coding sequence ATGGCTGACTTCGTGGATATCCAGGACGCCGGTGTCACGGCCACGCGCCGTGCCGCAGAGAGGCCCGCCGCTCCCGCGGAACTCGAAAGCGCGCTGCGTGCCGCCACCGACGCGGACATCGACTTCTCCGTCACCGCCCGTGCCCTGACCACCATGGACGCCTCCAACTACCGGAGAGTGCCGCTCGGCGTCGTCTCCCCTCGCGATGCCGACGACGTGAGCGCGGTCCTGCGCGTCTGTCGGGACAGCGGTGTCCCCGTGGTCGCGCGCGGCGCGGGAACGTCCATCGCGGGGCAGGCCACCGGGACCGGCGTCGTACTCGACTTCACCCGCCACATGCGCGCCATCCTCGCCCTCGACCCGGAGGCACGCACCGCCCGCGTTCAGCCGGGCGTCGTACTCGACACCCTGCGCGCAGCCGCCGCGCCGCACGGACTGACCTTCGGCCCCGACCCCTCGACACACGCGCGCTGCACCCTCGGCGGCATGATCGGCAACAACTCCTGCGGTTCCCACTCCGTCGCCTGGGGCACCACCGCCGACAACGTGCACACCCTCGACGTCCTCACCCCGGACGGCGAGTCCCACCTCCTCGGCAGGGGCTGGGACGGGGCCCCCGGCGGGCTGCGCGAGGTGGTCGAGGGACATCTGGCACCGCTGCGCACCGGATTCCCCGACCTTCCACGCCGTATCTCCGGCTACGCGGTCGACGCCCTGCTGCCGGAGAACGGCACCGACCTCGCCCGGTTCTTCTGTGGCACGGAAGGCACCCTGGGCGTACTCACCGAAGCCACCGTGCGCCTGGTCGAGGCGCCGCACGCCCGCGCGCTCGCCGTACTCGGCTACGCCGACGAGAGCGCCGCCGCCGAAGCCGCGGCGGGACTGCTGCCGCTCGGCCCGCTCACCGTCGAGGGCATGGCCTCCGACCTCGTACGTTCCACTGCCGAACTGCCCCGCGGCGGGGCCTGGCTCTTCGTGGAGACCGGGGGCGACTCGCCCGCTCAGGCGCGGGCGAACGCTGACGCCGTCGTGGCCGCGGCTGACGTACTTGACGCACTGGTCGTCACCGACCCGGCACGGACGCGTGCGCTGTGGCGCGTACGCGATGACGCCTCCGGCACCGCGACGCGCATGCCGGACGGCTCGGAGGCCTGGCCGGGCTGGGAGGACTGCGCGGTGCCGCCCGCCCGGCTCGGCCCCTATCTGCGCGACTTCAGGCAACTGCTCACCCAGCACGGTCTGCGCGGTACGCCGTACGGGCACTTCGGCGACGGCTGCATCCACGTACGTATCGACTTCGACCTCATGAGCAAGGAGGGCGTGGCCGGGTTCCGGCGCTTCTCCGAGGAACTGGCGGGCCTCGTCGTCGCGCACGGCGGTTCACTCTCCGGCGAGCACGGCGACGGACAGGCCCGCGCCGAACTGCTGCCCAAGATGTACGGGCCCGAACTCATCAAGGTCTTCGAACAGGTCAAGTCCGTCTGGGACCCCGACGATCTGCTCAACCCCGGCATGCTCGTACGCCCCGCCCGCCTCGACGAGAACCTCCGCTTCGACGTCCTGCCGCGCGGGCCCGTCGACGTGGCCTTCGGCTATCCGCACGACAACGGTGACTTCTCGGCCGCGGTACGCCGTTGCGTGGGCGTCGCCAAGTGCCGGGAGACCGCGCCTGTGGGCGGCGGCGACGGTGTCATGTGCCCGTCGTTCCGGGCCACGGGCGAGGAGGCGCACTCCACGCGGGGACGGGCGCGGCTGCTGCACGAGATGCTGGCCGGCGAGGTCGTCACCGACGGGTGGCGCTCCACCGAGGTGCGGGACGCGCTCGACCTCTGCCTCTCGTGCAAGGGCTGCCGTTCGGACTGCCCGGTCGGCGTCGACATGGCCACCTACAAGGCGGAGTTCCTGCACCACCACTACGCGGGCCGCCTCCGCCCGGCCGCCCACTACGCGCTGGGCGGGCTCCCGCAGTGGCTGCGGCTGGCAGCGCCGTTCGCGGGCGCGCTGAACGCCGCCGCCCGGGTGAAACCCCTCGCCTCGCTCGCCAAACGGCTGGCGGGCATCGCCCCGGAGCGTGACATTCCGGAGGTGGCCGCCCGGACGTGGGCGCCACGGGGACGCGCGGCCAGGCGCGCCGCTGGGCGGGCCGCGCGACAGGCCGCTGGGCAGGCGGCGGCCGACGGGAGGGCCGTGTACCTGTGGCCCGACACCTTCACCAATCACCTCTCGCCCGAGGTCGGCCGGGCGGCCAGGCGCGTACTCGACGACGCCGGTCTCGTGGGCGTCCTGCCGGCTGGCGGCGAGGAGGTCTGCTGCGGGCTCACCTATGTCTCCACGGGGCGGCTCGATGCGGCGCGGGCGGTGATGCGACGCACCCTTGACCGGCTGGAGGGGGAGCTTGGGGACGTGGCTGGGGGGACGAAGGGGACCGAAGATCTCCCTGTGTCGGCATCGGCATCGGCATCGGTGTCAGCGTCGGCGTCGGCGTCGGCATCGGTGTCAGCGTCGGCGTCGGCGTCGGCGTCGGTGCCATTGCCATTGCCGTTCGTCGTGTTGGAGCCGAGTTGCGCCGCCGCGCTCAGGACCGACCTGCCCGAGCTGTTGCCCGACGACCCGAGGGCGCGGCGCCTCGCCGACAGGGTCATGACGTTCGCGCAGGTCCTTGAGGCGCGAGCGAAGCCCGGCTGGGAGCCGCCTGCCGTGAACCGCCCTGTGGTCGGCCAGACCCACTGCCACCAGCACGCCGTCCTGGGGGACGGGCCGGAGCGGCGGCTGCGCGAACGGGCGGGGCTCGACGGCGGACTGAGTGGCGGCTGCTGCGGCCTCGCGGGCAACTTCGGTTTCGAGAAGGGCCACTACGACGTCTCCGTGGCCTGCGCCGAGGAACAACTCCTGCCCTCGGTACGCGAGGCCCCCGACAACGCGGTGATCCTGGCCGACGGCTACTCGTGCCGTACCCAACTCGCGCAACTCGGGGACGGCAGGCCCGCGCTCCATCTCGCTGAGGTGCTGGCGCGGGCGTTGGACGAGAAGACGGGGCAGCGGGCGGAGCACGATCGGGCGGATCGTGCGGATCGGGCGGTGCGGGAGCGGGGGGCGAGTGAGGGGGCGTGA
- the serC gene encoding phosphoserine transaminase: MAEIRIPADIKPADGRFGAGPSKVRTEALDALAATGTSLLGTSHRQAPVKNLVGRVREGVRDLFQLPEGYEVILGNGGSTAFWDIATHGLIENKSQHLSFGEFSSKFAKASKLAPWLAEPTIITSEPGTHPEPEAESGVDVYALTHNETSTGVAAPIKRIAGADSGSLVLVDATSGAGGLPVDVSQSDVYYFAPQKSFASDGGLWIGLFSPAALERAARVHASGRHIPEFFSLPTAIDNSLKNQTYNTPALSTLFLLADQLDWMNGQGGLDWTTGRTAASAKALYGWAEDVKYANPFVTDPAKRSQVIGTIDFTDDVDAAAVAKVLRANGVVDTEPYRKLGRNQLRVAMFPAIDPADVEALTKCVDYVIENL, encoded by the coding sequence GTGGCTGAGATCCGTATTCCCGCTGACATCAAGCCCGCCGACGGCCGTTTCGGCGCGGGCCCCTCCAAGGTGCGTACGGAGGCGCTGGACGCCCTGGCCGCCACCGGTACCTCTCTTCTGGGCACCTCCCACCGCCAGGCCCCGGTCAAGAACCTGGTCGGCCGGGTGCGTGAAGGTGTGCGTGACCTGTTCCAGCTTCCCGAGGGTTACGAGGTGATCCTGGGCAACGGAGGGTCGACCGCGTTCTGGGACATCGCGACCCACGGGCTGATCGAGAACAAGTCGCAGCACCTGAGCTTCGGTGAGTTCTCCTCCAAGTTCGCGAAGGCCTCGAAGCTCGCTCCCTGGCTGGCGGAGCCGACGATCATCACGTCGGAACCCGGCACCCACCCGGAGCCCGAGGCCGAGTCCGGAGTCGACGTCTACGCGCTCACGCACAACGAGACCTCGACCGGCGTCGCCGCGCCCATCAAGCGGATCGCGGGCGCCGACAGCGGATCCCTCGTGCTGGTCGACGCGACCTCCGGCGCGGGCGGGCTGCCCGTGGACGTGAGCCAGAGCGACGTCTACTACTTCGCTCCGCAGAAGTCCTTCGCCTCCGACGGCGGCCTGTGGATCGGCCTCTTCTCCCCCGCCGCCCTGGAGCGCGCCGCACGGGTGCACGCCTCGGGCAGGCACATCCCCGAGTTCTTCAGCCTGCCGACGGCCATCGACAACTCCCTGAAGAACCAGACGTACAACACGCCCGCGCTCTCCACGCTCTTCCTCCTCGCCGACCAGCTCGACTGGATGAACGGTCAGGGCGGTCTCGACTGGACGACGGGCAGGACGGCCGCATCGGCGAAGGCGCTGTACGGCTGGGCCGAGGACGTGAAGTACGCGAACCCGTTCGTGACGGACCCGGCCAAGCGCTCGCAGGTCATCGGCACGATCGACTTCACGGACGACGTGGACGCGGCGGCGGTCGCCAAGGTTCTGCGCGCCAACGGCGTGGTCGACACCGAGCCGTACCGCAAGCTCGGCCGCAACCAGCTCCGGGTGGCGATGTTCCCCGCGATCGACCCGGCGGATGTCGAGGCGCTGACCAAGTGCGTGGACTACGTGATCGAGAACCTCTGA
- a CDS encoding GDSL-type esterase/lipase family protein yields MRFLFVGDSQTIGRAGDYTWRYWMWLHLNATFGGPYKIVGPRSELYDTVADAPVSQEYADPDFPAKARKHLAGWGEGWQHMAPLIRTAVVSSKADVLLVALGLIDLGFYTDSGQTAVNVREFIAEARTANPAIRIAVLPVIPNTRALSDEPFAAEVDRFNELLAKAVADLGSEGSPLLLTSPPEEYDLHTDTYDGTHPGPSGERKIAAAFATAMHQAWDIGEPWPEGAGYAGRAGAVQQRMETV; encoded by the coding sequence ATGCGATTCCTCTTCGTCGGCGACAGCCAGACCATCGGCCGGGCCGGCGACTACACCTGGCGCTACTGGATGTGGCTCCACCTGAACGCCACCTTCGGCGGCCCCTACAAGATCGTCGGGCCGCGCAGCGAGCTGTACGACACGGTGGCCGACGCCCCGGTGTCGCAGGAGTACGCCGACCCGGACTTCCCGGCGAAGGCCAGGAAGCACCTCGCCGGGTGGGGGGAGGGCTGGCAGCACATGGCCCCGCTGATCCGTACCGCCGTCGTGTCCTCGAAGGCGGATGTGCTGCTGGTCGCGCTCGGCCTGATCGACCTCGGCTTCTACACGGACAGCGGCCAGACAGCCGTCAACGTCCGGGAGTTCATCGCGGAGGCCCGTACCGCCAATCCGGCGATACGCATCGCCGTCCTGCCCGTCATACCCAACACACGGGCCCTGTCGGACGAGCCGTTCGCCGCGGAGGTCGACCGTTTCAACGAGCTGCTCGCCAAAGCGGTGGCCGACCTCGGTAGCGAAGGCTCGCCGCTGCTGCTCACCTCGCCACCCGAGGAGTACGACCTCCACACCGACACCTACGACGGCACGCACCCCGGCCCCTCGGGCGAACGCAAGATAGCGGCGGCCTTCGCGACCGCCATGCACCAGGCGTGGGACATCGGCGAGCCCTGGCCGGAAGGCGCGGGCTATGCGGGCCGCGCGGGCGCCGTGCAGCAGCGTATGGAGACCGTCTGA
- a CDS encoding SDR family oxidoreductase → MTTYDGKKIVITGGSSGIGLAAARLFADGGAHVLITGRTRSTLDAALEQLGDKAVGIRSDAASLKDIKALADTVQERFGAVDALFVNAGVTASAPFDSTTEEMYDALFSINTKGPYFTVQALAPLLREGSGVVLTTSVVNVLGLDALSVYSASKAALRSMTRTLARELLPRKVRVNAVSPGPTDTGVLDRSVPADVAETMKDTYRSTIPMQRLGTPEEVAAAVAYLAFGATFSTGTEFAVDGGASQL, encoded by the coding sequence ATGACCACTTATGACGGCAAGAAGATCGTGATCACTGGCGGAAGCAGCGGTATCGGCCTGGCTGCCGCCCGACTGTTCGCGGACGGTGGGGCGCACGTACTGATCACCGGCCGCACCCGATCCACCCTGGATGCCGCGCTGGAGCAGCTGGGGGACAAGGCGGTCGGCATCCGCAGCGACGCCGCGTCCCTGAAGGACATCAAGGCGCTGGCCGACACGGTTCAGGAGCGGTTCGGCGCGGTGGACGCGCTGTTCGTCAACGCCGGGGTCACCGCTTCCGCGCCGTTCGACTCGACGACGGAGGAGATGTACGACGCGCTGTTCAGCATCAACACCAAGGGCCCGTACTTCACGGTCCAGGCGTTGGCGCCGCTGTTGCGCGAGGGAAGCGGCGTGGTCCTCACCACGTCGGTGGTGAACGTCCTGGGCCTCGACGCGCTCAGTGTCTACTCGGCGAGCAAGGCAGCCCTGCGGTCGATGACGCGCACCCTGGCCCGCGAGCTGCTGCCGCGCAAGGTGCGCGTCAATGCCGTGAGCCCCGGCCCGACCGACACGGGCGTCCTGGACCGCTCCGTCCCCGCCGACGTCGCCGAGACGATGAAGGACACCTACCGGAGCACCATCCCGATGCAGCGGCTGGGGACTCCCGAGGAAGTGGCCGCGGCGGTGGCGTACTTGGCTTTCGGTGCGACCTTCTCGACGGGAACGGAGTTCGCTGTCGACGGAGGGGCGTCGCAGCTCTAG
- a CDS encoding LysR family transcriptional regulator produces MDVDLRLVRYFTVVAEYGNFGRAAIRLHLAQPSLSRQIQRLEAQLGARLFDRSPQGSSLTDAGRAFLPRARTLLLEAEQAARTVRAAVRPRTVTVGCAEGLVITACMQELRRRHPEGQVRTRHLDWRDTRALAEGRVDALIAYKPLPFATDGFRVTKLHEEPRTLVTSASHPLANEEAVSLRALSDEELVACVSTPVVWSTPKPVGDRPAPPPPAIDDSYEDKLELVATGHCVALFPASDRRAAAREDIALVPVIDTDPCEVVLVTRADDPNPLLGSLEDVARTLLGAASRRENSPLPVS; encoded by the coding sequence ATGGACGTCGATCTGCGGCTCGTGCGCTACTTCACCGTCGTGGCGGAGTACGGCAACTTCGGCCGGGCCGCCATCAGGCTGCACCTGGCGCAGCCTTCCCTGAGCCGCCAGATCCAGCGATTGGAGGCTCAGCTCGGTGCCCGGCTCTTCGACCGCTCGCCGCAGGGCAGCAGCCTCACCGACGCCGGTCGGGCATTCCTTCCCCGGGCCCGGACGCTGCTCCTGGAGGCCGAGCAAGCCGCTCGAACGGTCAGGGCTGCCGTGCGGCCTCGTACCGTCACCGTCGGCTGCGCCGAAGGACTGGTCATCACCGCCTGTATGCAGGAACTGCGCCGCCGGCACCCTGAAGGGCAGGTCCGCACCCGGCACCTCGACTGGCGGGACACGCGCGCTCTCGCCGAGGGGCGGGTCGACGCCCTCATCGCATACAAACCCCTGCCCTTCGCCACGGACGGCTTCCGGGTGACCAAGCTCCATGAGGAACCGCGGACGCTCGTCACATCGGCGAGTCATCCTCTGGCGAACGAGGAAGCAGTCAGCCTGCGGGCGTTGTCGGACGAGGAACTGGTGGCCTGCGTCAGCACTCCGGTTGTCTGGAGCACGCCCAAGCCGGTCGGCGACCGCCCAGCACCACCTCCTCCCGCGATCGACGACAGCTACGAGGACAAACTGGAGCTCGTCGCCACCGGCCACTGTGTCGCGCTCTTCCCTGCCAGCGATCGACGCGCCGCTGCGCGCGAGGACATCGCCCTGGTACCCGTCATCGACACCGACCCCTGCGAGGTCGTGCTCGTCACGCGCGCCGACGACCCGAACCCACTACTCGGATCGCTGGAAGACGTCGCACGTACATTGCTCGGCGCAGCCTCCAGGCGGGAGAACAGCCCGCTGCCGGTCAGCTGA
- a CDS encoding response regulator has protein sequence MSTRVVVVDDQQVVREGLMTLLDMMPGIDVVAGGANGEEAVAQVAETHPDAVLMDLSMPGMGGVEATRRIVTAHPDVAVVVLTTMADDQLILDALQAGARAYLTKDAGKTEIVRAIEAALVRHTTLDPIVQERLLAAAMRGADRTNERRRAEPSQDLLTPRESDVLRLLARGLSNGAIGRRLLVGEATVKTHINHLFAKLQVRTRAEAVAWAHAHGFGPGADGVRSGRPAG, from the coding sequence ATGAGTACGCGGGTCGTGGTCGTCGATGACCAGCAGGTGGTCCGCGAAGGCCTGATGACCCTGCTGGACATGATGCCCGGCATCGACGTCGTCGCCGGGGGCGCGAACGGCGAGGAGGCCGTCGCCCAGGTCGCCGAAACACACCCGGACGCGGTGCTGATGGACCTGAGCATGCCGGGGATGGGCGGCGTGGAGGCGACCCGCCGGATCGTGACGGCGCACCCGGACGTGGCCGTCGTGGTGCTGACGACCATGGCGGACGATCAGCTGATTCTCGACGCCCTACAGGCCGGCGCCCGCGCCTACCTGACCAAGGACGCCGGCAAGACCGAGATCGTCCGCGCGATCGAGGCCGCGCTCGTCCGGCACACCACCTTGGACCCGATCGTCCAGGAACGGCTGCTGGCCGCCGCCATGCGCGGCGCCGACCGTACGAACGAACGGCGGCGGGCCGAACCGTCGCAGGACCTGCTGACGCCGCGCGAGTCCGACGTACTGCGGCTGCTCGCCCGAGGGTTGTCGAACGGCGCGATCGGCCGGCGCCTGCTGGTGGGGGAGGCCACCGTCAAGACCCACATCAACCACCTGTTCGCCAAGCTCCAGGTCCGCACCCGCGCGGAGGCCGTCGCCTGGGCCCATGCCCACGGTTTCGGACCCGGCGCGGACGGCGTGCGCTCCGGCCGGCCCGCCGGGTGA
- a CDS encoding sensor histidine kinase yields the protein MVVTTEGKPPSAHPVPPRPFLPRADLWQHVLPRGLGLALVLVGLPFSDGLVWSATTWVLVVLMSGAWALWCAAGYRAGSPVPEALAVPILGVAMISGNLLITLEPKAMLATAIVGMAAVSSGAIPSTLLSAALLAAGSLALAIGGIVAGLPGQAWARVAAWIAALLACQLAGATRRSIGTQHAQAEELLVQTRRVHQEEQRAAALAERTRVAREIHDVLAQSLGALAVQLDVTDSLLTADPPRTEEAVERVQNARRIAVDGLTETRRAIAVLRADTPPLPEALTALVHDHRTASGAPATFTPVGTPRALEPDVGLALLRVAQESLVNAAKHARGQELTATLYYEEDQVRLTVLSGPAGSGVGEAGPRPRVAGMDGGYGLAGMRERLLLVGGDLTVGPTLEGWRVQAEVPA from the coding sequence ATGGTCGTCACCACCGAAGGCAAGCCGCCGTCGGCGCACCCCGTGCCACCGCGACCGTTCCTGCCGCGTGCTGACCTCTGGCAGCATGTGCTGCCCCGAGGGCTCGGGTTGGCTCTGGTGCTGGTCGGCCTGCCCTTCTCGGACGGGCTTGTCTGGTCCGCCACCACCTGGGTGCTGGTGGTCCTGATGAGCGGCGCCTGGGCGCTGTGGTGCGCGGCCGGCTACCGTGCGGGATCCCCGGTGCCCGAGGCGTTGGCAGTGCCGATCCTGGGCGTCGCAATGATCAGCGGGAACCTCCTGATCACCCTCGAACCCAAGGCCATGCTGGCCACGGCAATCGTCGGCATGGCGGCGGTGTCGTCCGGAGCGATCCCGTCCACGCTGCTCAGCGCGGCCCTGCTGGCGGCCGGCTCCCTGGCGCTGGCGATCGGCGGGATCGTGGCCGGCTTGCCCGGACAGGCCTGGGCGCGCGTCGCCGCCTGGATCGCCGCCCTGCTGGCTTGTCAGCTCGCCGGCGCGACCCGGCGCAGCATCGGGACTCAGCACGCGCAGGCGGAGGAACTGCTGGTGCAGACCCGGCGGGTGCACCAGGAGGAGCAGCGGGCCGCCGCGCTGGCCGAGCGGACCCGGGTCGCCCGGGAGATCCACGACGTCCTGGCGCAGTCGCTGGGTGCCCTGGCGGTGCAGTTGGACGTGACCGACTCGCTGCTCACCGCGGATCCGCCGCGCACCGAAGAGGCGGTGGAGCGGGTCCAGAACGCCCGCAGGATCGCCGTCGACGGGCTGACCGAGACCCGCCGCGCGATCGCGGTCCTGCGTGCGGACACCCCGCCCCTGCCGGAGGCGCTCACCGCGCTGGTCCACGACCACCGCACCGCCTCCGGCGCGCCCGCGACCTTCACACCGGTCGGCACCCCGCGCGCGCTCGAACCGGACGTCGGGCTAGCTTTGCTGAGAGTCGCCCAGGAGTCCCTGGTGAACGCCGCCAAGCACGCCCGCGGACAGGAGTTGACGGCCACTTTGTACTACGAAGAGGACCAGGTGAGGCTGACCGTGCTGTCCGGGCCCGCCGGCTCCGGTGTCGGCGAGGCCGGTCCACGGCCCCGAGTGGCGGGGATGGACGGCGGCTACGGCCTGGCCGGCATGCGTGAGCGGCTGCTGCTGGTCGGCGGCGACCTGACGGTCGGCCCCACCCTGGAGGGGTGGCGCGTGCAGGCGGAGGTGCCCGCATGA
- a CDS encoding DUF1453 family protein: MSTLQSALLINVVVLLTTLHADLGTKAVSRGRLLRPLIVAVIIVPVFVHTFFDDGIGLAIEICGLAAGVLFGLVAVSQVQVFREPEGQVVARAGRSYAALWICLIVARSVFSIGATYWYKSELGRFFLRHGAPPQDIASIVTNGLVFMAIAALLTRSGALKVRASGQP; encoded by the coding sequence ATGTCCACCTTGCAGAGCGCTCTCCTCATCAACGTCGTCGTGCTGCTCACCACCCTGCACGCCGACCTCGGCACCAAGGCGGTGAGCCGCGGACGCCTGCTCCGCCCACTGATCGTCGCGGTGATCATCGTCCCCGTGTTCGTCCACACCTTCTTCGACGACGGGATCGGCCTGGCCATCGAAATCTGCGGCCTCGCGGCCGGCGTGCTGTTCGGGCTGGTCGCCGTCAGCCAGGTCCAGGTCTTCCGGGAGCCGGAAGGCCAGGTCGTCGCCCGAGCCGGCCGCAGCTACGCGGCGCTGTGGATCTGTCTGATTGTCGCCCGCTCGGTGTTCTCCATCGGCGCCACCTACTGGTACAAGTCCGAGCTGGGTCGCTTCTTCCTCCGGCACGGCGCCCCGCCTCAGGACATCGCCTCGATCGTCACCAACGGGCTGGTGTTCATGGCGATCGCCGCGCTGCTCACCCGCTCGGGAGCGCTGAAAGTGCGCGCCTCCGGGCAGCCCTGA
- a CDS encoding TMEM175 family protein produces the protein MNASDAVDQTGVGGYAPARPPVPAPSRSEGGASGERLVLFTDAVTAISITLLILPLIDLVPEAVSAHRRASEVFTGHLDQIWSFLLSFAVIANIWGEHHRTFSSVARVTRSLMVWNMGWLLSVVVLPLPTEMIGAFGRNRFVAAFYYVALLASMVCRLAMLRILKTTPGLLDEVEQEPGKLQESYTESYLNVLLLVLALVLALVVPVLQYYSLLLLVLPRRAFLRGRRAR, from the coding sequence ATGAACGCCAGCGACGCCGTCGACCAAACCGGCGTGGGGGGATACGCCCCGGCCCGGCCGCCGGTTCCCGCGCCGAGCAGGAGCGAAGGGGGTGCCTCGGGCGAACGGCTGGTGTTGTTCACCGACGCGGTGACCGCGATCTCGATCACTCTGCTGATCCTGCCGCTGATCGATCTCGTCCCGGAGGCCGTCTCCGCCCACCGGCGGGCCAGCGAGGTGTTCACCGGTCACCTCGACCAGATCTGGAGCTTCCTGCTCAGCTTCGCGGTCATCGCGAACATCTGGGGGGAGCACCACAGGACCTTCTCGTCGGTCGCGAGGGTCACCCGCTCTTTGATGGTGTGGAACATGGGATGGCTGCTGTCCGTCGTCGTGCTCCCCCTGCCGACGGAGATGATCGGCGCCTTCGGCCGTAACCGGTTCGTGGCGGCCTTCTACTACGTGGCTCTCCTGGCGAGCATGGTGTGCCGGCTGGCGATGCTGAGGATCCTGAAAACCACCCCTGGGCTGCTCGACGAGGTCGAGCAGGAACCGGGCAAGCTCCAGGAGTCCTACACCGAGAGCTATCTCAACGTCCTCCTTCTGGTCCTGGCTCTCGTCCTCGCCCTCGTCGTACCCGTGCTGCAGTACTACAGCCTGCTGCTGCTCGTCCTGCCCAGGCGGGCGTTCCTCCGGGGCCGGCGCGCCCGCTGA
- a CDS encoding alpha/beta hydrolase, translating to MTATTAASSDEGARTTSDGAAQRSRPGPPPPFDTELAAVLEAMGAEGRKSFTLEELPLRRAELAAPGVRPTLEELRAGGAFEVEERTVAGPEGAPDITLTIGRPAGLTGALPVLFHIHGGGMIMGDRRTGVPQALDEWCGPLGVAVVSVDYRLAPEHPHPAPVEDCYAGLVWTVEHAADIGIDPGHVVLVGGSAGGGIAAAVALLARDRGGPRLSGQLLMCPMLDDRNDTPSSYQLAGLGVWDRAANVTGWTALLGDRRGGADVTPYAAPARATDLSGLPPAYIDVGSAETFRDEDVTYASRIWMAGGRAELHVWPGAFHGFDGFAPDAAVSRDAKEARVRWLRRNLADSADLN from the coding sequence ATGACGGCCACCACAGCCGCCTCGTCCGACGAGGGCGCCCGCACAACATCCGACGGGGCCGCACAGCGGTCGAGGCCGGGGCCGCCCCCTCCGTTCGACACGGAGCTGGCAGCCGTGTTGGAGGCGATGGGTGCGGAAGGGCGCAAGAGTTTCACCCTCGAAGAGCTGCCGCTCAGACGCGCGGAGCTGGCCGCGCCCGGTGTGCGGCCCACACTGGAGGAGCTGCGGGCGGGCGGCGCCTTCGAGGTGGAGGAACGGACCGTGGCGGGTCCCGAGGGCGCGCCCGACATCACCCTGACGATCGGGCGTCCTGCTGGGCTCACGGGCGCGTTGCCCGTCCTGTTCCACATCCACGGGGGCGGGATGATCATGGGCGACCGGCGTACGGGGGTGCCGCAGGCGCTCGACGAGTGGTGCGGGCCGCTGGGCGTCGCGGTCGTCTCCGTCGACTACCGCCTCGCCCCGGAACACCCGCACCCCGCCCCCGTCGAGGACTGCTACGCGGGGCTGGTGTGGACCGTCGAGCACGCGGCCGACATCGGTATCGACCCCGGCCACGTCGTCCTCGTCGGCGGTAGCGCGGGCGGTGGCATCGCGGCAGCCGTGGCGTTGCTGGCCAGGGACAGGGGTGGGCCGCGCCTCTCGGGGCAGTTGCTGATGTGCCCGATGCTGGACGACCGCAACGACACCCCTTCCAGCTACCAGTTGGCGGGACTCGGCGTGTGGGACCGGGCCGCCAACGTGACCGGCTGGACAGCACTGCTCGGCGACCGCCGCGGAGGCGCCGACGTCACGCCGTACGCCGCACCCGCCCGCGCCACCGACCTGTCAGGACTGCCGCCCGCCTACATCGATGTCGGCTCGGCCGAGACGTTCCGCGACGAGGACGTGACGTACGCGAGCCGCATCTGGATGGCAGGGGGCCGGGCCGAACTGCACGTCTGGCCCGGCGCTTTCCACGGCTTCGACGGCTTCGCACCGGACGCGGCCGTGTCCAGGGACGCCAAGGAGGCGCGGGTGCGCTGGCTGCGGCGGAACTTGGCGGACTCGGCGGACTTGAACTAG